A segment of the Vallitalea okinawensis genome:
TGAAAGAACACTCTACCTGACAAGTTCTGTGGGTTATAAAAGTATTTTTTGGAGTATGGCTTATGTTGACTGGAAAACAGATGATCAACCGGGAGCAGATTATGCTCTTGATCATGTTATGACGAATCACCATCCCGGATCCATACCTCTACTTCATTCTGTATCATCTTCAAATGCAGAAGCGCTTGCTAGTATCATTGAGTCATTACATGCAGAAGGCTACCGATTTGGTACATTAGATGAATTGAAATAAAGAAAGCTCCAGATTAAGTTCTGGAGCTTTTTCATGTCATTCTTTTCTTGGATCTTCATCTTCACTCTTCGGAGTAACGTGCATATCTGGAATTGTAGCCATGTGTATAGCCTCTTTAGATTCAATGTACTCAGTAAGTAAAGTTTGAATAACGGCTACGATGGGTACAGAAAGAACCATACCTATGGCCCCAAATAAACTGCCGCCGATTGCTACAGATGCAACAACCCAGAATGGTTTAACACCTAAAGAATCACCTAATATCTTTGGTCCAACAAAGATGTTATCTACTTGCTGCATCAATAATACAATACCTAGTAAAGCAACAGTCTCTGGGATACCAGTGAGTAGTGTAATAATGAGACAAGGTATGGTACCCATAAGTGGACCAACATAAGGAATAATATTTGTTAAACCAATGATTAAACCGAATAGAGGTGCATAAGGGATATCCAAACCGAATAAATTAGCGATAATGATACCAATATACACTAAGAAACCAAGTATAATACAGGTTATTAGTTTGCTGACTAAAAAGTTTTTAACAGCTTTATCCGTTAAATGGGTTACTTTTATAATGTAATTGGCTGTCTTAGGTCTAAAAACAGCTTTAACAAATCTTTTAGTATAATCCTGCATCGCTTCTGCATCTACTAGAGCATACCAAGCCATGAAGATAGCGATAATAAAGTTAAAAGTTAAAGTTACTACGCTGGTTGCACCCAAAGCAATTGAACCAATTAAATCTGTACCAAAATTAATGATGGTGGATGAGTAGCCCATTAAGAATTCTTGTACTTGAGTAACAAGATCCTCAACATCAAAGGTATTAGATAAATAGGCTAATAATTGATAGGATAAGGATTCTAACTCTCTGGAGTAAGTAGGAATATCTTTAGCAAAAGTTTTAACACTATCCACTAAACTTGGTATGAATAATACAAACATGAGGATGATGATTGCTATTACTGTTAAAAATGCAAGTAAGATTGCTAATCCTCGTTTAATAGGTATCTTTCTTTCATAAAAATCCACAATGGGCTTAAGTAAATAAATCATGACAAAAGCAATTACTACTGTTCCAATAGCATTATAGATTAAGCTTAATCCTTTATATTGAAATACAAAATAAAAAATCAGGCAAGATAACGTTACTAAGACTAATGCCGGTGGAATAAGTTTATAATAATTCTTCTGAATATCTTTCTTATTCATTATTCTCTCCTTTAAGTATATTTTATTGAAAACTGCTCATGTTAAGTATGAGGTTATGTCTATTATATTATAACAAACTATTCCATAGAATCCATTATAAATCTATTAAAAAATGAGAAAATAAATAACCCAACGTACCTAAACTTTACTTTTCTATATATTAAGGGTATAATCGTTAATGATATAAAACAGTAAGTAATAGGCTATATGTAGCCGAGAAATATAGTATTCAATTCTCTTAAATACATAAGGAGGTTATAGATAATGAGCAAAAGATTTGAAGATCAAACATGGAAAGAAAGTATGCGATTAAGAATGGACTTTAATAACATGATGGCTGACTTTGTTGGTGAACATGGAATTAAAGAAGAGGATATTGTTGCTATTCAAGAAAAAATCGAGATAGCAGAAGCTTCTATGAAAGAAAAAAGAGCTAATGGTGATATGGACTGGAGAGATCTACCATATAATCAAGCTGAAGTAGTTGCTGATATTAAAGCTTATGCAGATGTCGTGAAAGATAAGTTTGATGCATTTGTAGTGCTAGGAATTGGTGGATCTGCTCTTGGTCCAATCGCCGTTCAACAAGCTATTAATCATCCCTTCTTCAATGAATTGTCTAAAGAAGATAGAGGTGGATTCCCACGTTTCTATGTAGCTGATAATGTAGATCCTGAAAATTTATCCTACTTATTTGATATTATTGATGTAGAGAAAACACTTTTCAATGTTATTTCTAAATCAGGAAGTACATCAGAGACAATGTCTCAATTCATGATCATCGAAGACATGTTAAAAGAACGTTTAGGTGACAGTTATAAAGAAAATATCGTCTGTACGACTGATGCTAAAAACGGTAA
Coding sequences within it:
- a CDS encoding AI-2E family transporter, encoding MNKKDIQKNYYKLIPPALVLVTLSCLIFYFVFQYKGLSLIYNAIGTVVIAFVMIYLLKPIVDFYERKIPIKRGLAILLAFLTVIAIIILMFVLFIPSLVDSVKTFAKDIPTYSRELESLSYQLLAYLSNTFDVEDLVTQVQEFLMGYSSTIINFGTDLIGSIALGATSVVTLTFNFIIAIFMAWYALVDAEAMQDYTKRFVKAVFRPKTANYIIKVTHLTDKAVKNFLVSKLITCIILGFLVYIGIIIANLFGLDIPYAPLFGLIIGLTNIIPYVGPLMGTIPCLIITLLTGIPETVALLGIVLLMQQVDNIFVGPKILGDSLGVKPFWVVASVAIGGSLFGAIGMVLSVPIVAVIQTLLTEYIESKEAIHMATIPDMHVTPKSEDEDPRKE